GCGCGGCCATGTCCAGGTAGGCCAGCAGTTCGTTGAGCACGATCTTGGTGCCCATGAGGCTGCCCGCCGCATGGGCCTCGCTCCAGGGAATGCCCGTCAGCCAGACCAGGGGGGCCATGACGTAGCCCAGGATGCGCTGCAGGGTCGGCGCCTCTCCGCCGATCGCCGGCAACAGGCCCAGCAGCTGGTTGCACATGCTGACCATGGCCAGCAGCACGACCAGCAGCGCCGCGACGCTGATGAAGACCTTCACGCCCAGGGACGCGCCCTGCACCAGGGCGTCCATGGAACTGCGGCTCAGCGATGGGGGCGAGACCTCGCCCAGGGTGGGCTGGCCGGATTCGGGGATCATGACCCCGGCGATGAGGACGGACGCAGGCACGCTGATCAGGGAGGCCGTCAGGATGTGCCCCAGGGCGTCGGGCAGGACCGGGGCGATGATGCCCGCGTAGAGCACGAGCACGGTCCCGGCGATGGTGGCCATGCCGCACGTCATCAGGGTGAAGAGCTCGCTGCGGGTCATGGACCCGACGTAGGGACGCACGAACAGCGGGGCCTCGACCATGCCCGCGAAAATGTTGGCCGCGCACCCGATGCCCAAGGCCCCGCCGATGCCCATGGTCCGCTCCAGGGCGAAGGACAGCCCCCGGACCAGCACGGGAATGATCTTCCAGTGGTACAGGAGCGACGACAGGGCCGCCGTAACCACGATGACCGGCAGCCCGCGGAAGGCGAAGACGTAGGCCGCCCCGGAATGCGGCGCCTCGAAAGGCAGGGGCCCGCCGCCCAGATACCCGAACACGAAGCTCGTCCCTGCCCGCGTGCCCTCCTCCATTATCGCCATGGCCCGGTTGAGCACCAGGAACACATCCCGGAACACGGGCAGCTTGAGCAGCATCACCGCCAGCGCAAACTGCAGCGCGAGCCCGATGACGATGAGGCGCACCTTCACGGCCCTGCGGTTCTCGGATAAAAGCCAGGCGATGAGCACAAGGGCCGCCAGACCGAAGGCGCTCTGCAGCACGGCGAAAGACATAGAGGCGCTCCTGAAAAAGATGAGAGATCGTGGACGGTTCACCTTCGCCAACCAGGTGCGTTGCTTACACGCAGACGCGCCGGAGCGGAAGCTTTTTGGGCGGGCGGAATGAACCGGCCGGCTCCTGGAAGCCGTTATTTCGCATTGACCGCGACATGTTCGAGCGGCTAGCGGTTACCGCTGTTTGCCGATCGCAAAATATCACTCCCCCTCAATACGCCCAAGGATACCGAAATGAGCGATTTCCCCCCCTGCCCCACGTGCGGCTCTGAATATACCTACGATGACGGCATGGCCTTCGTCTGCCCGGAATGCGGCCACGAGTGGGCCAAAGATGCGGCCGAAGAATCCGGCCAGGACGAGAAGGTCGTCAAGGACGCCAACGGCACGCCGCTGCAGAACGGCGACACCGTCACCGTCATCAAGGACCTGAAGGTGAAGGGCTCGTCGTCCACGGTCAAGGTCGGCACGAAGGTCAAGAACATCAGGCTGGTCGACGGCGACCACGACATCGAGTGCAGAATCGACGGCATCGGCGCCATGAAACTCAAATCCGAATTCGTCAAAAAAGCATAGACCCCGGCTCTCCGACACACGACGCGGTCGGGAAAACTGGGCCTGTCACCGCCTTGGTTGAAAACATCATCGCCGCCCGGGATGATGCCAGCGATCCTCTCCACGCCCGACGAGGAACGGGATTTCCCTGCCGGAAGTTCAGAGCAGGCTGGGTCAGGGAGGGTGAGCCACGTCGAAACCGTGGATTGCTCATGTCGTATTCGCCTGACCCGCCAGCTTATTTCTCGATCAGTTGAATCCATCATCTTTTTCGGGCAATTTATTGCAATCCATCCATTCTTTCTCGTAGTGTTCGATAGCTGCCTTTGGAGGGAGAGAAGTAGGTAAATGTTCTATGGATCCATCTTTTTTGTGCACCACAATCGGAGCAGTTCCAGGCACTAAAAACTGAGGATCCATTGTTTTCAAATAATTGTGTGTGGCGTAAAAAAATATCCACCCGAATTCCCGCTCAACTGTTTTCTCCTCCAAAAGAACAAAATCATGTTCTGCATTCAAACTCGCTATCTCCCTTATCGCTATTTCACGAGCAACTTCATATGTAATCATTTTCCTTCCTTTTATTATTCGAGCCCTAAATTATTAACATTTTGTGACTAAGCCTTCGATCCGCAAGCGTTAGCGGGCAGTTGACGCTGACTTTTTCCTGGTCGGAGTTATATTTCATAATCATAATATGGGTATACATTGACTTTATTTTGACTACAACGCAGGTCGCGGCAGCATGCCGATCCCGACATCAAAAGGGTTGTATCTGTTTTGAGCGGCAGTGGGACAGGTAATGGCCCCGGCACCGAGACCTCTGCCCCAATTCTGCCCTTCGATAATCGTAGGAGTTCCATCATCATTGGTTAGGACTACGACATGCGAACTTCCATTTCCATAGTCAATCCCAACGATAGCTGTCGCTCCCGGCCCAGCCTCTCGTACAGCATTGAACGCGTCATTAAGGCTGTGACCCCAAACCAATTTTGTGCCGTGCCGGTTGCCGATTTCAGTGAAAGTTCCATCCAGGGATGCAGGTGATACCGCATTTGAATCCGTTCCGTATAATCTGGCGATCACTGCATCCACGGAGAAGCCGCAGTTTATGGTGCTATTTTGGGGATTGACACTTTGTGCTATTTGTTCTGGCGTTTGTCTTGATTTCTGTAAAGAAGCGCTCTGTGCTTGTGGCTCTGTACTCTTGCCGACACCCGAACTGTTCAAGGGCAGCTGCGGGACCGCGCCGCTGCCAGAGCCCGGACTGCCGCCCGAGTTGATCCGGGTTATCACGCCACAGATGGTCACGCCCGACGGGTCGAGCCTGATGAAGCTCCCCCCTGCCTTGATGGTCAGGTCCGTGCCGGCCTCGATGACAACCTTCCTCCCGGTTTTGAGGTGGACCTCGTCCCCGGCCCGCACCAGCCACTTCTCCCCGATGCGCGTGTGACTGCTGCCCCTGACCGTCAGGTGTTCGTCCGACAGCAATTCGACCTTGCGGTCCTGCTGCACGGTCTGTTGATCCTCGCCCTTGACCAGCGAATAGGAGAAATGGTCGATGGTGCGGTGCCGGTCGCGCAGGATGTGCTCCTTCCAGTCGTTCTTGACATGCACGTTCACGTCCTTTTCGGCGTGGACGTAGATCTCCTCCTGCCCTTTCCTGTCCTCCACCCGCAGCTCGTTGAAGCCGCCCCCGCCCGGCGAGGACAACGACCTGAAGACCGTGCGCGTCTTGTGTTCGGGCAGAACGTACGGGACCGGGTTCGCGGAGTTGTAGACCCGGCCCGTGACCATGGGCCGGTCCGGATCGCCCTCCAGGAAGGACACGACGACCTCCTGGCCGATCCGGGGGATGGCCATGGTGCCGTACTGGCCGCCGGCCCAGCCCTGGGACACGCGGATCCAGCAGCTCGTGTTCTCGTCGCGCCTGCCCAGACGGTCCCAGTGGAACTGCACCTTCACCCGGCCGTACTGGTCCGGGAAGATCTCCTCGCCCGCGGGGCCCGTCACGATGGCCGTCTGCGTCGCCGGGATGCGGGTTCTGGGGTGCTCCGAGACGGGCACGAAGCGCGT
This sequence is a window from Desulfomicrobium escambiense DSM 10707. Protein-coding genes within it:
- a CDS encoding NupC/NupG family nucleoside CNT transporter; the encoded protein is MSFAVLQSAFGLAALVLIAWLLSENRRAVKVRLIVIGLALQFALAVMLLKLPVFRDVFLVLNRAMAIMEEGTRAGTSFVFGYLGGGPLPFEAPHSGAAYVFAFRGLPVIVVTAALSSLLYHWKIIPVLVRGLSFALERTMGIGGALGIGCAANIFAGMVEAPLFVRPYVGSMTRSELFTLMTCGMATIAGTVLVLYAGIIAPVLPDALGHILTASLISVPASVLIAGVMIPESGQPTLGEVSPPSLSRSSMDALVQGASLGVKVFISVAALLVVLLAMVSMCNQLLGLLPAIGGEAPTLQRILGYVMAPLVWLTGIPWSEAHAAGSLMGTKIVLNELLAYLDMAALPAGTLSGRSTLIMTYSMCGFANVGSLGILIGGLTRIAPERAGEIVELGARSVLAGVLATMMTGAMVGVLM
- a CDS encoding zinc ribbon domain-containing protein YjdM; the protein is MSDFPPCPTCGSEYTYDDGMAFVCPECGHEWAKDAAEESGQDEKVVKDANGTPLQNGDTVTVIKDLKVKGSSSTVKVGTKVKNIRLVDGDHDIECRIDGIGAMKLKSEFVKKA
- a CDS encoding YrhB domain-containing protein, coding for MITYEVAREIAIREIASLNAEHDFVLLEEKTVEREFGWIFFYATHNYLKTMDPQFLVPGTAPIVVHKKDGSIEHLPTSLPPKAAIEHYEKEWMDCNKLPEKDDGFN
- a CDS encoding type VI secretion system Vgr family protein encodes the protein MPHPTADSSWFTFESPSNQDFRVYAFTGAEEVHRPYEFDIELVLDSAAVDFAGLLGQSACLSIADKSGGIRHVHGVIRHFVQLHTSNLRTHYRCLLVPRLWFLGLVTDHRIFQNMSVPQIIEQILKEQNFTGDSFAFKCFFDYAPREYCVQYGETSLHFISRLCEEEGVYFYFEHSADRHVLCFSDREGGPHIGGESRLRFHPGAGTETDTAVVREVELNQTIGSDAFTFREWNFEKTRLDLQVGQSETDPVKAPVPAGMTLERYRYPHLYQVQRDGKRYAEMELQRHMSQSRWVDVRTDASRLLPGHAFELFGHRRPDLNARWWVVRVEHRGEQPQVLEHEAPDRGMTYAATARAIPNTTRFVPVSEHPRTRIPATQTAIVTGPAGEEIFPDQYGRVKVQFHWDRLGRRDENTSCWIRVSQGWAGGQYGTMAIPRIGQEVVVSFLEGDPDRPMVTGRVYNSANPVPYVLPEHKTRTVFRSLSSPGGGGFNELRVEDRKGQEEIYVHAEKDVNVHVKNDWKEHILRDRHRTIDHFSYSLVKGEDQQTVQQDRKVELLSDEHLTVRGSSHTRIGEKWLVRAGDEVHLKTGRKVVIEAGTDLTIKAGGSFIRLDPSGVTICGVITRINSGGSPGSGSGAVPQLPLNSSGVGKSTEPQAQSASLQKSRQTPEQIAQSVNPQNSTINCGFSVDAVIARLYGTDSNAVSPASLDGTFTEIGNRHGTKLVWGHSLNDAFNAVREAGPGATAIVGIDYGNGSSHVVVLTNDDGTPTIIEGQNWGRGLGAGAITCPTAAQNRYNPFDVGIGMLPRPAL